The Micromonospora sp. M71_S20 genome has a window encoding:
- a CDS encoding ABC transporter ATP-binding protein/permease — translation MIVHRELVRLGGAVAAPVAGCAALGVAVSAAYVGQALLLAAALAAVSRRDLDATPPLLAGVLAVIVTRALLLYWREVATATAGARIRARLRDRLVARLAELGPAWLTGARTGRTQATLVDGVEGLDAYYSRYVPQVLVTVAVPTALVGWLATVAPVAATLLGTAVLLVLTVPRVWDATLLRRGRGRWAAFTALAADFLDTLQGAATLRAFGAVGRMRDRIEARNHDLHVTTMTQLRLSLIESGISALLIQAGLAAATVAAAVAASGGRADASTAFLVLLVSVECFRPVRDLGAHWHAGYLGITAVDGLTDLLTAPAPVTHTGRLAPRFTEGPAVAVEAVSYRYPDRESPAVRDVTLRLAPGETVAVVGRSGAGKSTLASLLLRHLDPHTGRITVDGVDLRDLTRDALHRTVTVVAQETYLFHGTVAENLRLARPDATDADLRAAARAAGAHDFITALPDGYATAVGERGTTFSGGQRQRLAIARALLADTPVLVLDEATSHLDRRQEAEIVTALADATRGRTCLVIAHRLASVRHADRIALMRDGRITATGSHDDLLRTTRAYAELVTAQEVH, via the coding sequence GTGATCGTCCATCGGGAGTTGGTGCGCCTCGGCGGCGCCGTCGCCGCACCGGTGGCCGGGTGCGCGGCGCTCGGCGTGGCGGTCTCGGCCGCGTACGTCGGTCAGGCCCTGCTGCTCGCCGCGGCGCTGGCGGCGGTGTCGCGCCGCGACCTCGACGCCACTCCCCCGCTGCTGGCCGGAGTGCTCGCCGTGATCGTGACCCGGGCCCTGCTGCTGTACTGGCGGGAGGTCGCGACCGCCACGGCGGGCGCCCGGATCCGGGCCCGGCTGCGCGACCGGTTGGTGGCGCGGCTGGCCGAGCTGGGCCCGGCCTGGCTGACCGGGGCGCGCACCGGGCGCACCCAGGCCACGCTGGTCGACGGCGTGGAAGGGCTCGACGCCTACTACAGCCGCTACGTCCCGCAGGTGCTCGTCACGGTGGCCGTCCCGACGGCGCTGGTGGGGTGGCTGGCCACCGTCGCGCCTGTCGCCGCGACGCTGCTCGGCACCGCCGTGCTGCTGGTGCTGACCGTCCCACGGGTGTGGGACGCCACCCTCCTGCGCCGGGGCCGGGGACGGTGGGCGGCCTTCACCGCGCTCGCCGCCGACTTCCTCGACACCCTCCAGGGCGCCGCGACCCTGCGGGCCTTCGGCGCGGTCGGCCGCATGCGCGACCGCATCGAGGCGCGCAACCACGACCTGCACGTCACCACCATGACGCAGCTGCGGCTGTCGTTGATCGAGAGCGGGATCAGCGCCCTGCTCATCCAGGCCGGGCTCGCCGCGGCGACCGTCGCCGCGGCCGTGGCCGCGAGCGGCGGCCGGGCCGACGCGAGCACCGCGTTCCTGGTGCTGCTGGTCTCGGTGGAGTGCTTCCGGCCGGTACGCGACCTGGGCGCGCACTGGCACGCCGGCTACCTCGGCATCACCGCCGTCGACGGCCTCACCGACCTGCTCACCGCGCCGGCCCCGGTGACACACACCGGCCGCCTCGCCCCCCGTTTCACCGAGGGCCCGGCGGTCGCCGTCGAGGCGGTCAGCTACCGCTACCCCGACCGGGAGTCGCCGGCGGTGCGGGACGTGACGCTGCGGCTGGCCCCCGGCGAGACCGTCGCAGTGGTCGGCCGGTCCGGCGCGGGCAAGTCGACCCTGGCCAGCCTGCTGCTGCGGCACCTCGACCCGCACACCGGCCGGATCACCGTGGACGGCGTCGACCTGCGCGACCTCACGCGGGACGCGCTGCACCGGACGGTGACCGTGGTCGCGCAGGAGACGTACCTGTTCCATGGCACGGTGGCGGAGAACCTGCGCCTGGCCCGCCCGGACGCCACCGACGCCGACCTGCGGGCCGCGGCCCGCGCCGCCGGCGCACACGACTTCATCACGGCCCTGCCCGACGGGTACGCGACAGCCGTGGGCGAGCGCGGCACCACCTTCTCCGGCGGGCAGCGGCAGCGACTGGCCATCGCCCGCGCGCTGCTCGCCGACACCCCGGTGCTCGTCCTCGACGAGGCCACCTCCCACCTGGACAGACGACAGGAAGCCGAGATCGTGACGGCGCTTGCCGACGCCACGCGCGGGCGCACCTGCCTGGTCATCGCCCATCGGCTCGCCAGCGTCCGGCACGCCGACCGGATCGCGCTGATGCGCGACGGCCGGATCACCGCTACCGGCAGCCACGACGACCTGCTGCGCACCACCCGCGCCTACGCAGAGCTCGTCACCGCGCAGGAGGTGCACTGA
- a CDS encoding ABC transporter ATP-binding protein — MTQPVFAAEEVRYRYRDRPVLDGVSLVVRPGECVALVGRNGCGKSTLLRLLAGIDPPQSGRVLLRGRPAHAMRRRDVARQVAVLHQQLPPMPGMTVRQLVAQGRYPHRGPLGMLWRPEDAESVAALDAADVAGLAAREVDTLSGGERQRVRLALALAQQTPVLLLDEPTTFLDVRHQLEVLSLVRRLHAERGLTVVAVLHELDHAARFTDRVVALAEGRVAADGPPTEVVTSELLATVFGVRGRVVTDAHTGTVRALADTPLEAA, encoded by the coding sequence ATGACGCAACCGGTGTTCGCGGCGGAGGAGGTCCGGTACCGGTACCGGGACCGGCCGGTGCTCGACGGGGTGTCCCTGGTCGTCCGTCCCGGCGAGTGCGTGGCGCTCGTGGGCCGCAACGGCTGCGGCAAGTCGACCCTGCTGCGGCTGCTCGCCGGCATCGACCCGCCGCAGAGCGGGCGGGTCCTGCTGCGCGGCCGCCCGGCACACGCGATGCGTCGGCGGGACGTGGCGCGGCAGGTGGCCGTGCTGCACCAACAGCTACCGCCGATGCCGGGGATGACCGTGCGACAACTCGTCGCGCAGGGCCGCTACCCGCACCGGGGGCCGTTGGGGATGCTGTGGCGCCCGGAGGACGCCGAATCGGTCGCCGCACTCGACGCGGCGGACGTGGCGGGGCTCGCCGCGCGGGAGGTGGACACGCTCAGCGGCGGGGAACGCCAGCGGGTCCGCCTCGCGCTCGCGCTCGCGCAGCAGACCCCGGTGCTGCTGCTGGACGAGCCGACCACCTTCCTCGACGTACGGCACCAGTTGGAGGTGCTGTCGCTGGTGCGCCGCCTGCATGCCGAGCGGGGCCTGACCGTGGTGGCGGTGCTGCACGAACTGGATCACGCCGCCCGGTTCACCGACCGGGTCGTGGCGCTGGCCGAGGGCAGGGTCGCCGCCGACGGGCCGCCCACCGAGGTGGTCACCTCGGAGCTGCTCGCCACCGTGTTCGGCGTACGCGGCCGGGTGGTCACCGACGCGCACACCGGCACCGTCCGGGCGCTGGCGGACACCCCGCTGGAGGCGGCGTGA
- a CDS encoding iron ABC transporter permease translates to MRWWWAVGALLAAAVAELAVGNGVDWPQLDPLEQRILVELRLPRLVTALLAGAGLGAAGLLLQAVLRNPLAAPELTGVSPGAVLGVLTGIQIGLVPADSASGALFAALAGGALGGALMWLLARHGSTTEVAAYGLLGSAALAGVTTLLLAYQPGRFGNAMRWLVGSTDGRVWAHVQTAWPWLVASLVLAWLCSAPLSVLAAGDGHAVALGVPPRTARAVGLALAVALAAGAVALAGALAFVGLVVPHVARAMCGADLRRALPAGALVGASAVAGADALAQVLTVMVQSGSAAQRLGVPAGAVTALLGAVALVVVARRSSHVEVS, encoded by the coding sequence GTGAGGTGGTGGTGGGCGGTCGGGGCGCTGCTCGCGGCGGCCGTCGCGGAACTGGCCGTGGGCAACGGCGTGGACTGGCCGCAGCTGGACCCCCTGGAGCAGCGGATACTCGTCGAGCTGCGGCTGCCTCGCCTGGTCACCGCACTACTCGCCGGTGCCGGGCTGGGTGCGGCCGGGCTGCTGTTGCAGGCCGTGTTGCGCAACCCGCTGGCCGCGCCGGAGCTGACGGGGGTGAGTCCGGGCGCGGTGCTCGGCGTGCTCACCGGCATCCAGATCGGGCTGGTGCCCGCGGACTCGGCCTCCGGCGCGCTCTTCGCCGCGCTGGCCGGCGGCGCCCTCGGTGGCGCGCTCATGTGGCTGCTGGCGCGGCACGGCTCGACGACGGAGGTGGCGGCGTACGGGTTGCTCGGGTCGGCGGCGCTGGCCGGGGTCACCACGCTGTTGCTGGCGTACCAGCCGGGTCGGTTCGGCAACGCGATGCGCTGGCTCGTCGGCTCGACCGACGGCCGGGTCTGGGCGCACGTGCAGACCGCGTGGCCGTGGCTGGTCGCGTCGCTGGTGCTGGCCTGGCTGTGCTCGGCCCCGCTGAGCGTGCTGGCCGCCGGTGACGGGCACGCCGTCGCGCTCGGTGTGCCGCCCCGCACGGCCCGCGCGGTCGGCCTCGCGTTGGCCGTGGCGTTGGCTGCCGGGGCCGTCGCGCTGGCCGGCGCGCTGGCCTTCGTCGGGCTGGTCGTGCCACACGTGGCCCGGGCGATGTGCGGGGCGGACCTGCGCCGGGCGTTGCCGGCCGGCGCGCTGGTCGGGGCGAGCGCGGTCGCGGGTGCGGACGCGCTCGCGCAGGTGTTGACGGTGATGGTGCAGTCCGGATCGGCCGCACAGCGGCTGGGCGTGCCGGCGGGCGCGGTGACCGCGCTGCTCGGGGCGGTGGCCCTGGTCGTCGTGGCACGCAGGTCGTCTCACGTGGAGGTGTCATGA
- a CDS encoding iron ABC transporter permease has product MTALGVAVPRPVPRWSAALTLVAALAVAVGSTLGVSLPAEADVARVVLWELRMPRLLLALLGGAAVGAAGLLMQAALRNPLAVPELLGVSTGGALAAAVTVVWALPVPVALQPVVALVGAVCGGAVCLAAAGTGRGPGAVLLIGAAVSTALQAVLLTVMAAADRLQYDTLFRYLVGSLTGITWDHARLTLPWLLACVPLAVLALPALGVLRLGDEAAAAVGLHVGRARIAVLGLAAVLVAVVVGPCGPIAWIGFVAPHAARRLRPAADARLLLPWAAAIGALFTTVADLAARHVFAPAETPLGAWTAAVGIVAGLLMLARRSTS; this is encoded by the coding sequence ATGACGGCGCTCGGAGTCGCCGTGCCCCGGCCGGTGCCGCGCTGGTCGGCGGCGTTGACGCTGGTGGCCGCCCTCGCCGTCGCGGTCGGGTCGACCCTGGGCGTGAGCCTGCCCGCAGAGGCGGACGTCGCGCGGGTGGTGCTGTGGGAGCTGCGGATGCCACGGCTGCTGCTCGCCCTCCTGGGCGGCGCGGCGGTCGGGGCGGCGGGACTGCTGATGCAGGCGGCACTGCGCAATCCGCTGGCCGTGCCGGAACTGTTGGGGGTGTCCACCGGCGGTGCCCTGGCAGCGGCGGTGACGGTGGTCTGGGCGTTGCCGGTCCCGGTGGCGCTACAGCCGGTGGTGGCGCTGGTCGGGGCGGTGTGTGGGGGTGCGGTGTGTCTGGCGGCTGCCGGCACGGGTCGCGGCCCGGGCGCGGTGCTGCTGATCGGCGCGGCGGTCTCCACCGCGTTGCAGGCGGTACTGCTGACCGTGATGGCGGCTGCCGACCGGCTGCAGTACGACACGCTGTTCCGGTACCTGGTCGGCAGCCTCACGGGCATCACCTGGGACCACGCCCGGCTGACGCTGCCGTGGTTGCTGGCGTGCGTGCCGCTGGCCGTGCTGGCGTTGCCCGCGCTCGGGGTGCTGCGTCTCGGTGACGAGGCGGCAGCGGCCGTCGGGCTGCACGTGGGCCGGGCTCGGATCGCCGTGCTGGGGCTCGCCGCCGTCCTGGTCGCCGTGGTGGTGGGACCGTGCGGACCGATCGCGTGGATCGGATTCGTCGCGCCCCACGCTGCCCGCCGGCTGCGCCCGGCCGCCGACGCGCGCCTCCTGCTGCCCTGGGCGGCGGCGATCGGCGCGCTGTTCACCACGGTCGCCGACCTCGCCGCTCGACACGTCTTCGCTCCGGCGGAGACTCCGCTCGGCGCGTGGACGGCGGCCGTCGGCATCGTCGCCGGGTTGCTCATGCTGGCGCGACGGAGCACGTCGTGA
- a CDS encoding ABC transporter substrate-binding protein, whose translation MVVTRLRLALSALLAAGATLTGCGGSSAPSQPAAAVAPSAPPVEAVTHTLSLTDARGQTVSLKSKPDRIVCLTGLCDDALVELGLTPAATTTPKLVARPDYLGEAGKAVPTLPGMFGNEDVAAIAATKPDLVMGLAGAHDQLRPAIEKFAPLWLVEVKTYEDSVRYLRDVAALTDRGAQQVRAERAFRDRLAAARATSTERGLNKTTALAMYGGTSIGVNTSDDLLGHLLSQVFDYPWPSKGGGFDTAQAYNVEEILTRDPDIVFIQSFTFGPDARTVSAQYAANPVWKRITAVREGRAHEVPAELWASGRGTRALGLILDEAVAKATA comes from the coding sequence ATGGTTGTGACACGACTACGTCTCGCCCTGTCCGCCCTGCTCGCCGCTGGTGCCACGCTGACCGGCTGCGGTGGCTCCTCCGCACCGTCGCAGCCCGCTGCCGCCGTCGCGCCTTCCGCGCCGCCGGTGGAGGCGGTGACCCACACGTTGAGCCTGACCGACGCACGAGGGCAGACGGTCAGCCTGAAGTCGAAGCCGGACCGGATCGTCTGCCTGACCGGGTTGTGCGACGACGCGCTGGTGGAACTGGGTCTGACGCCGGCGGCGACCACCACGCCGAAGCTCGTCGCCCGTCCCGACTACCTCGGGGAGGCCGGCAAGGCCGTGCCCACCCTGCCGGGCATGTTCGGCAACGAGGACGTGGCGGCGATCGCCGCCACGAAGCCGGACCTCGTCATGGGTCTCGCTGGAGCGCACGACCAGCTTCGCCCGGCGATCGAGAAGTTCGCGCCGCTGTGGCTGGTCGAGGTGAAGACGTACGAGGACTCGGTGCGCTACCTGCGCGACGTGGCGGCGCTCACCGACCGCGGCGCCCAGCAGGTGCGGGCCGAGCGGGCGTTCCGCGACCGGCTCGCCGCCGCCCGGGCCACCTCGACCGAGCGTGGACTGAACAAGACGACCGCGCTGGCGATGTACGGCGGCACGTCGATCGGGGTCAACACCTCCGACGACCTGCTCGGCCACCTGCTGTCGCAGGTGTTCGACTACCCGTGGCCGAGCAAGGGCGGCGGCTTCGACACCGCGCAGGCGTACAACGTGGAGGAGATCCTCACGCGCGACCCGGACATCGTGTTCATCCAGTCGTTCACCTTTGGCCCGGACGCCAGGACGGTGTCGGCCCAGTACGCCGCCAACCCCGTGTGGAAGCGGATCACGGCAGTGCGGGAGGGCCGGGCGCACGAGGTGCCTGCGGAGCTGTGGGCCTCGGGCCGGGGCACCCGCGCGTTGGGGTTGATTCTCGACGAGGCGGTCGCCAAGGCGACCGCATGA
- a CDS encoding TetR family transcriptional regulator C-terminal domain-containing protein, with amino-acid sequence MISTGMLATSPDARVAAEAVRIERERALDMIRNRCDDALEQGELPEEADTESLARALAAVIQGMSVQARDGADTRQLQGLAEAALAVIPSRG; translated from the coding sequence ATGATCTCGACGGGCATGCTGGCCACGAGCCCGGATGCACGCGTCGCGGCCGAGGCCGTCCGCATCGAGCGCGAACGCGCGCTGGACATGATCCGCAACCGCTGCGACGACGCCCTGGAACAGGGGGAGCTTCCCGAGGAAGCCGACACCGAGAGCCTGGCCAGGGCGCTCGCCGCGGTGATTCAAGGCATGTCCGTCCAGGCGCGCGACGGCGCCGACACTCGGCAGCTTCAAGGGCTCGCCGAGGCCGCCCTGGCAGTCATCCCGAGTCGCGGATAA
- a CDS encoding helix-turn-helix transcriptional regulator produces MVKPTQVTNCIRALRFAHGEMTQAELAERIGVTRQTLLAIEQGRYSPSLEMAFRIARVFGVPLDDVFQYPDSPEEKS; encoded by the coding sequence GTGGTGAAGCCGACGCAGGTCACCAACTGCATCCGCGCGCTGCGCTTCGCGCACGGCGAGATGACCCAGGCCGAGCTCGCCGAGCGCATCGGCGTGACCCGGCAGACCCTCCTCGCCATCGAGCAGGGCCGCTATTCGCCATCCCTGGAAATGGCCTTCCGGATCGCCCGGGTGTTCGGCGTTCCGCTCGACGACGTGTTCCAGTACCCCGACTCCCCCGAGGAGAAGTCATGA
- a CDS encoding NAD(P)-dependent alcohol dehydrogenase, with amino-acid sequence MKAIVRDVYGPADALELREVDKPSIGVDEVLIEVRAASLDPGVWIFMTGRPMAVRLAAGLRRPRVAVLGRAVAGVVVAVGAGVTRLRAGDEVYGTCQSGSFAQYATARQHRVAPKPANLTFEQAAAMPISAVTALQSIRDARVQPGQRVLITGAAGGVGSFAVQLVKVYGAGVTGVCSTSKIELVRSLGAEDVIDYTRHEIDRGGARYDVIIDTAGNRPLSLLRRATTPRGTIALVGGGHATGWLLGGFQRQMAAPLLSLSGSQRVRGVAARERHEDLEELTTLVEAGSVTPVIDRSYALADAPDAMRYLAQGHPAGKVVVTAAGRR; translated from the coding sequence ATGAAGGCGATCGTCCGCGACGTGTACGGCCCGGCCGACGCACTCGAACTCCGCGAGGTCGACAAACCCTCGATCGGAGTCGACGAGGTGCTCATCGAGGTACGCGCCGCCAGCCTGGACCCAGGCGTGTGGATCTTCATGACCGGCCGGCCCATGGCGGTGCGGCTCGCGGCCGGGCTGCGCCGGCCCAGGGTCGCGGTGCTCGGTCGGGCCGTCGCCGGTGTGGTGGTGGCCGTCGGCGCCGGCGTGACCCGCCTGCGCGCCGGCGACGAGGTGTACGGCACCTGTCAGAGCGGCTCGTTCGCCCAGTACGCGACAGCACGGCAGCACCGGGTGGCACCCAAGCCGGCCAACCTCACCTTCGAGCAGGCGGCAGCGATGCCCATCTCCGCGGTGACCGCGCTACAGAGCATCCGCGACGCACGCGTGCAGCCTGGACAGCGGGTGCTGATCACCGGCGCGGCCGGGGGCGTCGGGTCGTTCGCCGTCCAGCTGGTCAAGGTGTACGGGGCAGGCGTGACCGGCGTCTGCAGCACCTCGAAGATCGAGCTGGTGCGTTCCCTCGGTGCCGAGGACGTTATCGACTACACCCGGCACGAGATCGACCGTGGCGGCGCGCGATACGACGTCATCATCGACACCGCCGGCAACCGGCCGTTGTCGCTGCTCCGGCGCGCGACCACGCCGCGCGGGACGATCGCCCTCGTCGGTGGCGGCCACGCCACAGGCTGGCTGCTCGGCGGCTTCCAACGCCAGATGGCCGCGCCGTTGCTCTCACTGTCCGGCAGCCAGCGAGTGCGCGGCGTGGCCGCTCGGGAGCGTCACGAGGATCTCGAGGAACTGACCACCCTCGTCGAGGCAGGCTCGGTCACCCCGGTCATCGACCGCAGCTACGCTCTCGCCGACGCGCCCGACGCGATGCGCTACCTCGCCCAGGGCCACCCCGCGGGGAAGGTCGTCGTCACAGCTGCCGGCCGCCGGTAG
- a CDS encoding TioE family transcriptional regulator, with protein MMGPNLQSSGRLRPVDLARAHGLSTQAVRNYEAAGILPAAGRTPHGYRTYTPLHAQALHAFLALVPGHGHATATAIMQAVNRDATEDALRLIDESHAQLLDDRRTLQAAEAAVGDLDPVPQERSTTFVGPLSRRLGVRPATLRKWERAGLVQPRRDPQTGYRVYHAADVRDARLVHQLRRGGYLLAQIAPLIAQVRSAGGVAPLESMLRDWHARLSARSRAMLAGAAALDAYLDSRPAPPGDEPSASPATDPVPPPEGSR; from the coding sequence ATGATGGGGCCAAACCTTCAAAGCAGCGGCAGGCTCAGGCCGGTCGACCTGGCGCGCGCGCACGGCCTGTCGACACAGGCGGTCAGGAACTACGAGGCGGCCGGCATCCTTCCCGCCGCCGGACGCACCCCGCACGGCTACCGCACCTACACGCCGCTGCACGCGCAGGCACTGCACGCGTTCCTCGCCCTCGTGCCCGGGCACGGGCACGCGACGGCCACGGCGATCATGCAGGCGGTCAACCGGGACGCGACCGAGGACGCGCTCCGGCTCATCGACGAGAGCCACGCCCAGCTTCTCGACGACCGCCGCACCCTCCAGGCCGCGGAAGCCGCTGTCGGCGACCTCGATCCGGTGCCGCAGGAACGGAGCACCACGTTCGTCGGCCCCCTGTCCAGAAGGCTCGGCGTCCGCCCGGCCACCCTCCGCAAGTGGGAACGCGCCGGCCTGGTCCAGCCGCGCCGCGACCCGCAGACGGGCTACCGGGTCTACCACGCCGCCGACGTGCGCGACGCCCGGCTGGTCCACCAGCTCAGACGGGGCGGCTACCTGCTGGCGCAGATCGCCCCGCTGATCGCTCAGGTCCGCTCCGCCGGGGGCGTCGCGCCGCTCGAGTCGATGCTGCGCGACTGGCACGCCCGCCTCTCCGCCAGGAGCCGCGCCATGCTGGCCGGCGCTGCCGCCCTGGACGCCTACCTCGACAGCCGGCCGGCCCCGCCCGGCGACGAGCCGAGCGCCTCGCCGGCGACGGATCCGGTCCCGCCGCCAGAGGGCTCCCGCTGA